In the Akkermansiaceae bacterium genome, AGGGCACCGTGTTGACCATGGACGCGGCGATCGGGTTTCTCGATAAACACAAGGCGGCTCAACAACCGCTGTTCGCTGTCATCTGGTTTCCCGCACCGCACTCACCACACCTTGAGAAATCCGCGCAGCCGAATCTCTATCAGGACAAAAAGGCCAAAGGCTATTTCCAGGAAATCGCGCTGCTGGACGAGCAGGTCGGCCGTCTCAGGTCGGCACTTCGGAAGATGCGCATCAGTGACAATACCATCGTCTGGTACTGCTCGGACAACGGCGGCCTGTTACCCGAGTCCTCCGGGGGTCGCGGCAAAAAGGGGGACGTCTACGAAGGTGGTCTGCGTGTCCCCGCATTGCTTGAGTGGCCAGAAAAACTCGCCCACAAGTCGGTGTCCACCCCCGCCTCCACCTCGGACATTTACCCCACGTTGCTCGCCCTGGCCGGGGTGAAAAACACCAGCACCATCCCGCTCGACGGTATTGACCTCAGCTCGTTTCTAACGGGCAAAAAAACACGTCGCGAGCAGCCCATCGGTTTCTGGCACGACTACACCGCCGGGGAGGGGACCTACAGCGACCGTATCATCCGGGCACTGATGCTTGCACAGAAGGCGGGGAAACCGACACCGTTCCCTGAACGACTGCTGAAGAACGTCAACGAGTATCCGAAACGCAAACCTTACGCCAATGGTTCACAACCCGGGCATGCCGCGCTGCTCGACTGGCCGTATAAAATCCACGCCATCGGCGACAAGCGCAAGGGCACGCGCTTCGAACTCTACAATCTGGAGCAGGACCCGATGGAAAAACTCAATCTCGCAACCAAGGAACCTGCCGTTTTCAAAAAAATGAAAACCGCCGTTCTCGACTGGCAGGCATCCGTGATCCGCAGCCTGGAGGGCGGGGATTATCCCGCAGCCGAGTGAGCCGTTTTCTCTGCAGTGTTAGCTGCGTTTTCTGAATAGGAAAAAGGCGGCGACGAGCAGTGCGGCGGCGGTGGCCACCACGGCAAACATGTTCCGGGGCGCGGGGGCGGTTTGGATTTTTTTACGAACCACCGCCTGCTGCGACTCGCCGTGCTTGACCGGCACGGTGACGCTCGCGCCGCCGGTGAACTCACCACGCAGGGTGAGGGTGAGCGGATGGGCATCGGTGGCGGACGGGCGCAGGTCCGGGTCTGTCAGGCTGATGTCCAGTCGGTCCGCATGCTCCCCGATCATGACCAGGCAGGGGCGCGACACGGAGCACAGGGGGGCGTCGGCGGGCAGCTCGACCTCTTTGTCAAAGATGACGTAGGCGGTGGTGTTGCTGGTGTTGTCGCGCACGATGTGGGCCTGGTGGTCGCGGCGAAGAACGGTGAAGTCGTGTCCGGGGTCGAAGTCGGCGAGCTGTTGGGCGTCCGGCTGGACCAGCACGGTGTAGTGGTAGGCGGCGTCGGCGGGGTTGTTGCCGTGCTCGATCCAGGCGGTGGCGTGGTTGCCGGTGCTGTCTTTCTGGTCCTTGTTGTCGCGCGATTGTTGCGCGCCGATCTCGAGATGCACGGCGTTGCCTTTGGCGATGA is a window encoding:
- a CDS encoding sulfatase-like hydrolase/transferase, whose amino-acid sequence is MSATGGLKKWLTGALALVTLVGELQAKRPNIILVMADDQGYGDTGYTGHPFLKTPHLDAMARDSVVFNRFYAGAPVCSPTRASVLTGRTPMRTNVLHHGHYMRPAENTLAEELYKAGYRTAHFGKWHIGSVQKDSPASPGGQGFDEWLTGLNYFDRNPYLSHNGQYQQLKGQGTVLTMDAAIGFLDKHKAAQQPLFAVIWFPAPHSPHLEKSAQPNLYQDKKAKGYFQEIALLDEQVGRLRSALRKMRISDNTIVWYCSDNGGLLPESSGGRGKKGDVYEGGLRVPALLEWPEKLAHKSVSTPASTSDIYPTLLALAGVKNTSTIPLDGIDLSSFLTGKKTRREQPIGFWHDYTAGEGTYSDRIIRALMLAQKAGKPTPFPERLLKNVNEYPKRKPYANGSQPGHAALLDWPYKIHAIGDKRKGTRFELYNLEQDPMEKLNLATKEPAVFKKMKTAVLDWQASVIRSLEGGDYPAAE